Genomic segment of Ignavibacteriales bacterium:
CGCCCCGATTGAATATGTAAGAGGTGCAATGGCAGGGCGCATTAACGTTCACGCACACGGCAACTCTGGATGCAGACCGGAAATCACGCTAACACTTGTTGAAATGCTAAACAAAAATGTAACACCTGTAGTTTGCCAGAAAGGTTCTGTCGGCGCTTGCGGTGATCTTGCCCCGATGAGCCAAATTGCTTTACTCATGATGGGAGAAGGTGAAGCTTACTATAATGGAGAAAGATTGCCAGGCAAAGTTGCATTAGAAAAAGCCGGCATAAAAATTCCCGGTCTTCAAGCAAGAGATGGACTTGCAACGATTAATGGTTCGAATCTTCTTACTGCGATGAGTGCCATTCATCTTTATGATATGAACAGATGGCTTAAGCAAGCAGAGATTGCATGTGCAATGTCTCTCGAAGCTTTGTTCGCAAATTTAAAACCCTACGATGTTCGTCTTCACGAAATTAGAGGATTCAAAGGAGCCGTTAGAAGTACAAAATCAATTATGAAATGTATCGAGGGAAGCGATCTGCAAACAGGCAAATTAAAAATGAAAGTTCAAGACGCTTACTCTATGCGTTCTTCACCTCAAGTTATCGGTACAGCTCACGATGCAATCGCTTATGCAAAGAGTCAAGTTGAAATTGAATTGAACGGCGTTGGCGATAATCCAATATTCCTTCCTCAAAATAAACTCACTCTTACGGGCGCAAACTTTCAAGGCTCACCGGTTTCGTTACCGATGGATATGGCTGGTATGGCAATTACTATGGTTTGCGTTTTGTCTGAAAGAAGATTAAACCGTTTGCTGAATCCTGCATTAAGTGTCGGGCTTCCTGCTTTTTTAACAAAAGGCGCCGGTATGTTTTCCGGTTTAATGTTAAGTCAGTACACTGCAGATAGTTTAATTGTTGAACAAAGAATTTTATCTACACCTGCTTCGATTCAGTCTATACCAGCAGCAGCTGATCAAGAAGATTTTGTTTCGATGGGCATGAATACTGCAATTAAGAACGCGCAGATAATTGATAACGCATTCGGAATTTTAGGGATCGAATTTATTGCTGCGGCTCAAGCGCTTGATTTCCGTGAGTTCACCCCTGGACGCGGAGTTGCAAAAGCAAAACAAGTCATTCGTAAATATGTAGATCATCTTGATGTTGATCGCCCGCTTTATCCGGATCATACAAAAATGAAAGAAGTAATAAAAAGCTGTGAGATTTTGGAAGAAGTTGAAAAGACGGTTGGATGTTTAGAATAGTATTTATGGTTTATTCTTAACTATGAAAAGATTTAGGCTTTCAAGCCCTTATTTTTTAGAAATTTTTAATCGAATTAACCCGGCAACTATTGTCTTGAATATTTTCTTTAATATTATGCTTGTAATATTGTTATAGATTTTGCAGTTTAAAAAAAGGATTGGACACCTTAACCTAATAACAAAACAAAAAATCAACTAGACAGGAGGATATGTATGAGAATTTCTAAAATTTTTATCATAATGTTTTTAGTTTTAACCTCATCTATGTTTGCACAACAAGTTCAAACCGGCACTTATCGGTTTGATAGAAACCTATCTGATTATACGTTGGATAAAAACGACGGCGATAGGGTTGTTCAGCTCGAAGTTACATTCAACAAACCATTTGAAGTAAAACCGGAGGTGCTGGTATCCGTAAATTTTATAGATTGCGATAAAACAACCAATCTCCGCTATGAAGTAAAAACCATCAGTGTTTCCCGTGACGGGTTTTTAGTTCAGGTTAAAACTTGGTCTGACACAAGAATCTTTGCCATTGGTGGCGGGTGGATGGCTGTTAGCGGAAAATAATTTCCCAACTGCTTCTATTAAACAAAAAGCTCAGAGATCGTCTGAGCTTTTTTATTATTTACTTAATTCGAAGTGGCTCCACAACACAGTCCTTCTACGAGTCGGCTCATCTGTTACATAAAAAATAATCTTGTAGATTCCCGTTTTATAAGTTGAATCTAGTTGGATCTGAACTTCAATTGGAAGGTCGCTAATTTTTTCGTCCGAAGTTTTATCAAGAACACCCGATGTTATTTTTTCTAACAACTTTCCTCCCGGTGTTTCTATATTTATATAATAAGATAGTTTTACGGAAAATTTATTGTTATTTTCCTTTTGCATAAATCCTTTTGCGCGAATTGTCGCATTTAATTCCCAGCCGTTATCCATTGAATAAGCAAATGATTCCGCGCTGAAAAGTTCAAACTTTTCTTCTTTCTTTGAACATGCATTGATAGAAAATAAAATAAATATTAGAAGAAAATATTTTTTCATTACAATCTCTCCAGACATTAAAGAATAGGGTCGAATGATATTCGACCCCGATTAAACTCTTATTTCTGCTTTCTGACTTCTTGTTTAATTATTTTTCTTGAAGTCACTCATGAAAGAAACTAACTCTTCAACACCTTTCTTGGGGAAAGCATTGTAGATTGATGCTCGTATTCCGCCGACAGAGCGATGTCCTTTCAATCCGCTGAATCCTTTTGCCGATGCTTCCTTAATAAATTTTTCTTCCAGCTGTTCATTAGGCAATCTGTAAGTAACGTTCATCAGTGACCGGTCTTCTTTTACAGTTGTTCCTTTGTAATAACCATCACTCGAATCAAATGCGTCATACAAGATTCTTGCTTTTTCAACATTGCGTTTATACATTTCATCGAGTCCGCCCATGTTTAATAACCACTTAAAAACTAATCCTGCAATATAAATTCCAAATGTAGTTGGGGTGTTGTACATTGATTCATTATCAACATGAATTTTATAGTTCATATAAGTGTGAAGCGAATCGGAAGATCTTTCAAGCAAGTTTTTTCTAATAATTACAACAGTAACACCGGCGGGACCGATATTTTTCTGTGCACCTGCGTAGATCAAACCATATTTATTCATATCAAGTTTTTTGTGAAGGAAGTCTGAGGATGCATCGCAAACGAGTGGAACATTTCCGGTTTCAGGTTCGTTGCGCCATTCAGTCCCATAAATTGTGTTGTTGGAAGTGAAGTGAACATAAGATGCACCCGGGTCAAGTGTTAATTCTGATTGTTTTGGAATGCGTGTGTAATTATCTGCTTTAGTTGTTGCAGCAATATTTACTGTCCCAACTCGTTTTGCTTCTTTAACTGATTTTTCCGCCCATGAACCGGTAACAATATAATCGGCTTTATTTTTCGGCGGCATTAAGTTTAGCGGCACCATCGAAAATTGCAAAGTTGCACCGCCTTGCAAAAATAAAATCGCGAACTTATCATCAATACCTAAAAGTTTTCTTAGATCTGCATCTGCTTCCTTAATAATCGCATCAAAAATTTTTCCACGATGGCTCATTTCCATTATACTCATTCCGCTTCCTTTATAGCTGAATAAATCTTTCTGAGCATCAAGCAAAACTTCTTCAGGAAGAATAGCGGGTCCGGCGCTTAAATTATAAATACGTTTTTCCATTTTTGATTTCCTTTTTGTTATTTAGATTACGTGTACAAGTAACCCATCTCTGAGTTTTGGTTCAAACCAAGTTGATTTAGGCGGCATTGTTTCTCCTGCATCAGAAATTTTTATCAGATCATCAACTGAAACCGGATACATTGAAAATGCAACTGACGCTTTACCGTTATCAACTAATTTTTCTAATTCTTCCACGCCGCGTATTCCGCCAATGAAATCAATGTTTGTGTCGGTACGTGGATCCTCGATTCCAATAACAGGATGGAGTAAATAATTTTGCAGAATGCTCACATCAAGATTGTCTCCCACGGTGACGCCGGGTTTTACATTAGCGTTCGGCTTCAATAAATACCATTTTTTATCAATATACATCGCAATTGTTCTTTTCGATGGCGGATTGGGCGAGCTTGTTTCTTCAATCGAAAAATTCCTTTCCACTTTTTTCATGAATTCGTTTTTCTTCATCTTCAAATCATATACCGCACGGTTGTAAGGAAGGATCTTCAACTGATCTGCCGGGAAAAGAACTCCTAGAAAATAATTATACTCTTCTTCTCCGGTGTGATTTCCGTTTTGATCTTTTTTTATTTTTCGTACGCGACTTGCACTTGCAGCGCGGTGATGTCCATCAGCTATGTAAAGATTTTTTACTTTGCCAATTTCATTTGTAATAATATCTACATACTCGTTCGATAAAATCCACACTTGATGTTTAATTCCATCGGAAGAAGTAAAATCATAAATCGGTTCTGTCTTTTTCAAGGTTTCGCTAATAACTTTATCAATTTCTACAACCGGTTTGTAAGTTAAAAACACCGGGCCGGTTTGAGCTTCCGTAGTAACGATGTGGTTAGTGCGGTCGTCTTCTTTTACTTTACGTGTCTTTTCATGTTTTTTGATTATATCATCATCATAATCATCAACCGAAAACGTTGCTGCAATTCCGACTTGAGAATGATTACCCATCGTAAGCTTATAAATATAAAAGTGAGAATTATTATCATTGATTAGGGGTGCATCAATTTTTAATCGTTCCCAATTCTCTTTTGCTTTCTGATATACATTATGTGAATAAACATTAACATCTTTTTTCATTTCAATTTCTGAACGGGTAACACGTAAAAAACTTAATGGATTTCCTTTTGCTAACTCTGCAGCTTCTTCACGATTTACAAC
This window contains:
- a CDS encoding H-type lectin domain-containing protein, producing the protein MRISKIFIIMFLVLTSSMFAQQVQTGTYRFDRNLSDYTLDKNDGDRVVQLEVTFNKPFEVKPEVLVSVNFIDCDKTTNLRYEVKTISVSRDGFLVQVKTWSDTRIFAIGGGWMAVSGK
- a CDS encoding DUF1015 family protein, translating into MAVIRPFKAVRPNEKVAHLVASVPYDVVNREEAAELAKGNPLSFLRVTRSEIEMKKDVNVYSHNVYQKAKENWERLKIDAPLINDNNSHFYIYKLTMGNHSQVGIAATFSVDDYDDDIIKKHEKTRKVKEDDRTNHIVTTEAQTGPVFLTYKPVVEIDKVISETLKKTEPIYDFTSSDGIKHQVWILSNEYVDIITNEIGKVKNLYIADGHHRAASASRVRKIKKDQNGNHTGEEEYNYFLGVLFPADQLKILPYNRAVYDLKMKKNEFMKKVERNFSIEETSSPNPPSKRTIAMYIDKKWYLLKPNANVKPGVTVGDNLDVSILQNYLLHPVIGIEDPRTDTNIDFIGGIRGVEELEKLVDNGKASVAFSMYPVSVDDLIKISDAGETMPPKSTWFEPKLRDGLLVHVI
- the serC gene encoding 3-phosphoserine/phosphohydroxythreonine transaminase, yielding MEKRIYNLSAGPAILPEEVLLDAQKDLFSYKGSGMSIMEMSHRGKIFDAIIKEADADLRKLLGIDDKFAILFLQGGATLQFSMVPLNLMPPKNKADYIVTGSWAEKSVKEAKRVGTVNIAATTKADNYTRIPKQSELTLDPGASYVHFTSNNTIYGTEWRNEPETGNVPLVCDASSDFLHKKLDMNKYGLIYAGAQKNIGPAGVTVVIIRKNLLERSSDSLHTYMNYKIHVDNESMYNTPTTFGIYIAGLVFKWLLNMGGLDEMYKRNVEKARILYDAFDSSDGYYKGTTVKEDRSLMNVTYRLPNEQLEEKFIKEASAKGFSGLKGHRSVGGIRASIYNAFPKKGVEELVSFMSDFKKNN
- a CDS encoding aromatic amino acid ammonia-lyase, producing the protein MSVVLDGSNLTIENLVAIARHNEKVELHPDALERIKICRAMLEEKIKAHEIMYGVNTGIGEFSEVVLNDDQVKDFQKYLIYNHAAGIGDPAPIEYVRGAMAGRINVHAHGNSGCRPEITLTLVEMLNKNVTPVVCQKGSVGACGDLAPMSQIALLMMGEGEAYYNGERLPGKVALEKAGIKIPGLQARDGLATINGSNLLTAMSAIHLYDMNRWLKQAEIACAMSLEALFANLKPYDVRLHEIRGFKGAVRSTKSIMKCIEGSDLQTGKLKMKVQDAYSMRSSPQVIGTAHDAIAYAKSQVEIELNGVGDNPIFLPQNKLTLTGANFQGSPVSLPMDMAGMAITMVCVLSERRLNRLLNPALSVGLPAFLTKGAGMFSGLMLSQYTADSLIVEQRILSTPASIQSIPAAADQEDFVSMGMNTAIKNAQIIDNAFGILGIEFIAAAQALDFREFTPGRGVAKAKQVIRKYVDHLDVDRPLYPDHTKMKEVIKSCEILEEVEKTVGCLE